In the Gasterosteus aculeatus chromosome X, fGasAcu3.hap1.1, whole genome shotgun sequence genome, one interval contains:
- the trim44 gene encoding tripartite motif-containing protein 44 — MDHKGEPQEDVMGLKHEELPQMDGSCDACEPDEAQPATQVCHTCSFAFCRVHADAHASSTHHPIQPYNHAETQANGPGNDRVSRVGDGAEDEARADGAAGIATNRERPPPNGDERDGAGGRQGARSGLHPEAEPGDGAEGAEAEQEAVAAGEAGKSDTVTVERLRCKEHAQEGSLYCKADEKIICVVCAVQGEHREHEIITLHEAYVWQKSRQGYDLLACTQQMSEKIKSKWTNPEMSTEELEAYVNSQFDELRKLVRLEEKRTLHLVDLKEAFLTASAAEKIAEISLQTELLQEEMAEITHQLCLLEQAEAMGPAMAAEALGPLPAHRVPRDIEAMPRLPEPRADPVNPRGFDDNDSGPSMDHAP, encoded by the exons ATGGACCACAAAGGGGAACCCCAGGAAGACGTTATGGGGTTGAAACACGAGGAGCTGCCGCAGATGGATGGATCATGTGACGCGTGCGAGCCTGATGAGGCCCAACCGGCCACACAAGTTTGCCACACCTGCAGCTTTGCCTTCTGCCGTGTGCATGCTGACGCACATGCCAGCAGCACACATCATCCCATACAGCCTTACAACCATGCGGAGACACAAGCTAATGGACCTGGCAACGACAGAGTCTCCAGAGTTGGAGACGGAGCAGAGGATGAAGCTCGTGCGGACGGGGCAGCTGGAATTGCCACGAATCGGGAGAGGCCGCCACCCAATGGCGACGAGAGAGACGGGGCTGGTGGAAGACAGGGAGCCAGGAGCGGCCTGCACCCGGAGGCTGAGCCGGGTGATGGAGCCGAGGGTGCAGAAGCAGAGCAGGAGGCCGTGGCAGCCGGAGAGGCTGGGAAGAGTGACACCGTGACGGTGGAAAGGCTGCGCTGCAAGGAGCATGCACAGGAAGGCTCCCTGTACTGTAAAGCTGACGAGAAGATCATCTGTGTGGTGTGCGCTGTGCAGGGTGAGCACCGCGAGCATGAGATCATCACCCTGCATGAGGCCTACGTTTGGCAGAAG AGCAGGCAAGGTTATGACCTTTTGGCCTGCACGCAACAGATGTCCGAGAAGATCAAGTCCAAGTGGACAAACCCTGAG ATGTCaacggaggagctggaggcctaCGTGAACAGTCAGTTTGATGAGCTCCGCAAACTGGTGCGTCTGGAAGAGAAGAGGACCCTCCACCTGGTGGACCTCAAAGAGGCCTTCCTGACGGCGTCCGCTGCGGAGAAAAtcgcggagatctccctccagaccgagctcctgcaggaggagatggcCGAGATCACGCACCAGCTGTGCCTGCTGGAACAGGCGGAGGCGATGGGTCCCGCGATGGCAGCAGAGGCCCTCGGACCACTACCAGCCCACAGAGTGCCG